In Aliiglaciecola sp. LCG003, a genomic segment contains:
- a CDS encoding ATP-binding cassette domain-containing protein — protein sequence MIEIKQLSKKFEVENPKKLSEQERKDPRLIGRFFHSVKDVSFSVEKGQVLGLLGPNGAGKTTTLRMLSTALQPDGGSVFINNIDVLKKPIVARQKIGFLSGSTGLYGRLSGRENIEYFGQLNGMSKGDIKVRIGELSAMLDMDSFLDRRCENYSTGMKQKAAIARAVVHSPEVVILDEPTTGLDIMATQTVMDFIRSLKNDNIPVIFSTHHLDEVEELCDKVVVIDQGVGKFEGSLQSFKQMAGGDNLHQAFLATINKEL from the coding sequence ATGATTGAAATAAAGCAATTATCGAAGAAATTTGAAGTTGAAAATCCAAAGAAACTTAGCGAGCAGGAGCGCAAAGATCCTAGGCTTATAGGGCGCTTTTTTCACTCAGTCAAAGACGTGTCATTTTCGGTTGAAAAAGGTCAAGTGCTAGGACTGCTAGGGCCAAATGGTGCAGGTAAAACCACCACCTTAAGAATGCTATCTACTGCTTTACAACCAGACGGTGGTAGTGTCTTTATCAATAACATTGACGTACTTAAAAAGCCTATAGTAGCCAGACAAAAAATTGGTTTTTTGTCTGGCTCTACAGGCTTGTATGGGCGCCTAAGCGGGCGTGAAAATATTGAGTATTTTGGTCAACTCAATGGCATGAGTAAAGGGGATATTAAGGTTAGGATCGGTGAGCTTTCCGCCATGCTGGACATGGATTCTTTCCTAGACCGGCGCTGCGAAAATTATTCAACGGGTATGAAACAAAAGGCTGCCATTGCCAGAGCGGTAGTGCACAGTCCAGAAGTGGTTATTTTAGATGAGCCCACCACAGGGCTAGATATTATGGCGACACAAACGGTAATGGATTTTATTCGTAGCCTTAAAAATGACAATATTCCGGTAATTTTTTCCACTCACCATCTAGATGAAGTAGAAGAGCTGTGTGACAAAGTGGTGGTTATCGACCAAGGAGTGGGCAAGTTTGAAGGTAGTCTGCAAAGTTTTAAGCAAATGGCAGGCGGTGATAATTTGCATCAAGCGTTTTTAGCCACCATCAACAAGGAGCTATGA
- a CDS encoding YIP1 family protein yields the protein MNTITNPFQACLQVFIKPREVFTTLNHKHNWSWIPFILVMLAAVLPMYSYLNFVDFAWYKHAVIELTAGDLSPAEQDSMKAMMGSQASYTTGYIIGMSLGVIAAMAVFAGYLHLVTRSDEQNLNGFTDWYGFTWWVSLPTVISCLLALLMLALSSTNQIHLIQLDIVSLSYWLGLDMSSTWIAVTDLIRLDTLFSIYLTAVGISRWTQFSNRRVYLLALLPYTVILSIALLVTLV from the coding sequence ATGAACACTATTACCAATCCATTCCAAGCATGTTTGCAGGTATTTATCAAACCACGGGAGGTTTTTACCACCCTCAATCACAAACATAATTGGTCATGGATCCCTTTCATTTTAGTTATGTTGGCAGCTGTTTTGCCCATGTATAGCTATCTTAATTTTGTTGATTTTGCTTGGTATAAACACGCTGTTATCGAGCTTACGGCAGGCGATTTGAGTCCTGCCGAGCAAGACAGTATGAAAGCAATGATGGGATCACAAGCGAGTTATACCACAGGTTATATTATCGGTATGTCGCTGGGTGTGATAGCTGCAATGGCTGTATTTGCTGGCTATTTGCATTTAGTCACCCGCTCTGATGAACAAAATCTGAATGGTTTTACCGATTGGTACGGATTTACCTGGTGGGTATCGCTGCCAACTGTAATTAGCTGCTTGTTGGCATTGTTGATGTTGGCGCTGAGCTCAACCAACCAGATCCACCTGATCCAACTTGATATAGTCTCACTTAGCTATTGGCTGGGTTTAGATATGTCGTCCACGTGGATTGCTGTCACCGACCTTATTCGTCTCGACACCTTGTTCAGCATATATTTGACGGCGGTGGGGATAAGCCGCTGGACGCAATTTTCTAATCGGCGTGTTTACCTGCTTGCGTTGCTACCTTACACGGTCATTTTGAGCATCGCACTCTTAGTTACGCTAGTCTAA
- a CDS encoding DUF3025 domain-containing protein: MKSNSDNLPVKNPLIPLKRIKAQPFEPLNELFGLTHQANLLHASSLNKWAAKLQGITHEFVCQSELADNLSYYEQIINQQSIIPTRPDSWHDLFNGLIWLQYPKTKKLLNQWHMQDIEQYGLTPRTARRNRITHFDECGVVLAVVDKQISGLLAEHHWQQAFVQHRPSWGKQIKAFIFGHANLEMMLKPFIGLTGKWLAVEVTAEFFKLEYGQQVSLLDTKLAAQLQAEQPFSQAKSLRPLPLLGVPDWWDDNQHPEFYRNTDYFRPKCN; encoded by the coding sequence ATGAAATCTAATTCAGATAATTTGCCAGTAAAAAATCCTTTGATCCCGTTAAAGCGCATTAAGGCCCAGCCGTTTGAACCCCTCAATGAATTGTTTGGCTTAACTCATCAGGCCAATTTACTCCATGCATCTAGCCTAAATAAGTGGGCAGCTAAACTGCAGGGGATTACTCATGAGTTTGTGTGCCAATCAGAACTAGCGGACAACCTTAGTTACTATGAACAAATTATCAATCAACAAAGTATTATTCCGACTCGTCCAGATAGCTGGCATGACTTGTTTAACGGCCTGATATGGCTGCAGTATCCAAAAACTAAAAAATTATTAAACCAATGGCATATGCAAGATATTGAGCAATATGGTTTAACGCCCAGAACAGCGCGGCGCAACCGCATAACCCATTTTGATGAGTGTGGGGTCGTACTAGCGGTTGTAGATAAGCAAATAAGTGGCTTGCTTGCCGAGCATCATTGGCAACAGGCGTTTGTGCAACATCGGCCATCCTGGGGCAAGCAGATTAAAGCCTTTATATTTGGACACGCTAACTTAGAGATGATGTTGAAGCCCTTTATTGGTCTGACCGGAAAGTGGTTGGCGGTAGAGGTTACAGCGGAGTTTTTCAAGCTAGAGTACGGCCAGCAAGTGTCATTGTTAGACACAAAATTAGCCGCTCAATTGCAAGCAGAGCAACCCTTTTCACAGGCAAAATCATTACGGCCACTGCCGCTCTTAGGGGTGCCTGATTGGTGGGATGACAATCAACACCCTGAGTTTTACCGCAATACTGATTATTTCCGCCCTAAGTGCAATTAG
- a CDS encoding M28 family metallopeptidase — protein sequence MQIRQFIFPLITSTILLAGCSQTNNNMPASNFDSVYQNISTQDLKQHTKVLSSDEFEGRSPTSPGETKTLDYLISNFKALGYQPGNGNSYLQAVELMEITADPDMTLRIGQNQFKYRDDMVASSKRENSQINLTDSEVVFVGYGVNAPEYDWNDYAGLDVKGKTVVILVNDPGFENPESGKFQGKTMTYYGRWSYKFEEASRQGAEAAIIVHETAPASYGWSVVANSWSGPQYSLASDNGNADRVAVEGWISLDAANKVFKDAGLDFAQQKALAMQGPYSTPLQLKAAVTIKSKLQKSVSNNVIATLPGSERADEHILYTAHWDHLGKDESRVGDQIYNGAHDNATGTAASLVMAKAFAGLTVRPQRSITFLVVTAEEQGLLGSQFYAEHPIIPLNKTVANINMDAMNVLGKTKDVAVVGMGKSELETNLEMAAKKQGRHLTQEDRPEAGYYYRSDHFSFAKLGVPALYAEGGSEPFDEETAAYRKRTNVVITGCYHQVCDQFRESWDFSGVQQDTQMLFDVGYQIANSSDWPKWLKTSEFQRK from the coding sequence ATGCAAATAAGACAGTTCATTTTTCCCTTGATCACCTCCACTATTTTGCTAGCGGGGTGCAGTCAAACGAATAACAACATGCCTGCGAGTAATTTTGATAGCGTCTATCAAAATATCAGTACACAGGACTTGAAACAACATACCAAAGTATTGTCCTCTGATGAATTTGAAGGCCGTTCGCCTACCTCGCCAGGTGAAACCAAAACCTTGGATTACTTAATCAGTAATTTTAAAGCCTTGGGATATCAACCCGGCAATGGCAATAGCTATTTGCAAGCCGTGGAGCTGATGGAAATCACTGCTGATCCAGACATGACTCTGAGGATTGGCCAGAATCAGTTCAAATACAGAGATGACATGGTAGCCTCGTCTAAACGAGAAAACAGCCAAATCAACCTGACTGATTCCGAAGTGGTATTCGTAGGCTATGGCGTGAATGCGCCAGAATATGACTGGAATGATTACGCCGGATTAGATGTAAAAGGCAAAACCGTGGTGATTTTGGTCAATGACCCTGGATTTGAAAACCCCGAAAGCGGTAAGTTCCAAGGCAAAACCATGACCTACTATGGTCGCTGGAGTTATAAATTTGAAGAAGCCAGTCGCCAAGGAGCTGAAGCAGCTATCATAGTCCATGAAACCGCGCCCGCGTCATACGGCTGGTCCGTGGTGGCCAACAGTTGGAGTGGTCCACAATATAGTTTAGCGAGCGACAACGGCAATGCCGATAGAGTTGCGGTAGAAGGTTGGATAAGCTTAGACGCTGCGAACAAAGTATTTAAGGATGCAGGTTTAGATTTCGCCCAGCAAAAAGCCTTAGCCATGCAAGGACCCTACTCTACACCTTTGCAATTAAAAGCCGCTGTCACTATTAAGAGTAAGTTGCAAAAGTCGGTGAGTAATAATGTCATCGCTACCTTACCCGGCAGTGAGCGTGCCGATGAGCATATATTATACACGGCGCATTGGGACCACCTAGGCAAAGATGAAAGTCGTGTGGGGGATCAGATTTATAATGGAGCCCATGACAACGCAACAGGCACAGCAGCCAGCTTGGTTATGGCCAAAGCTTTCGCGGGATTAACCGTTAGACCGCAGCGCTCAATTACTTTCCTAGTGGTTACCGCTGAGGAGCAAGGTTTATTAGGTTCACAATTTTACGCTGAGCACCCTATTATTCCACTTAACAAAACGGTAGCGAATATCAATATGGATGCGATGAATGTATTAGGCAAAACCAAAGATGTTGCGGTCGTGGGTATGGGCAAATCAGAATTAGAAACAAACTTGGAGATGGCAGCTAAAAAGCAAGGTCGCCACCTGACTCAAGAAGATCGCCCAGAAGCGGGTTATTATTATCGGTCTGATCATTTCAGCTTCGCCAAATTAGGTGTACCTGCCCTGTACGCCGAAGGAGGCAGCGAGCCTTTCGATGAAGAAACTGCCGCATACCGTAAACGCACAAATGTTGTGATCACTGGCTGTTATCACCAAGTCTGTGATCAATTTAGGGAAAGTTGGGATTTTTCTGGAGTACAACAGGACACCCAGATGTTGTTTGATGTAGGTTATCAAATTGCCAATTCCAGCGATTGGCCTAAATGGTTAAAAACCAGCGAGTTCCAACGTAAGTAA
- a CDS encoding LysR family transcriptional regulator, giving the protein MLNRLQESDIKLLRVFYAVASCNGFTAAEPVLRMQRPNISAAIKKLEERLDLVLCHRGRGGFQMTKEGEVVFQETKRIFNAFDNFVFNLKSLHDDYSGHITLVLMAGLPLSMHLAVSKAVKSTMKKFDDIHVNIQTRLYNEVEHVALSGECHLVVSTYDMVKPESVTFHSVGHECAGRLYCAPSHPLAKYRDALPDTVKIDDYPAIGISGLSSANYIQDENRLAIQTFSDSFDACLSAIMTGEYVGLLPDYMAKEQGAGLGLVPVGGGKWFEFKHELFVMNGKNTRLNPVLRHCIKELSYFIKESQK; this is encoded by the coding sequence ATGTTGAATCGTCTACAAGAATCTGACATTAAATTATTGAGGGTGTTTTACGCCGTTGCGTCATGCAATGGGTTCACTGCCGCCGAGCCAGTGCTGCGTATGCAACGTCCGAATATTAGTGCAGCGATTAAAAAACTCGAAGAGCGCTTGGATTTGGTGTTATGTCACCGAGGACGGGGTGGTTTTCAAATGACCAAAGAAGGCGAAGTGGTCTTTCAGGAAACCAAACGTATCTTCAACGCATTTGATAATTTTGTATTTAATCTGAAGAGTTTACATGATGATTACTCAGGGCATATTACCTTGGTATTGATGGCTGGCTTGCCCTTATCAATGCATCTTGCGGTGAGTAAAGCGGTTAAAAGCACGATGAAAAAGTTCGATGATATTCACGTTAATATCCAGACGCGCTTATACAACGAAGTTGAGCATGTGGCGTTATCGGGTGAATGTCATTTAGTGGTGTCCACCTATGATATGGTAAAACCGGAATCAGTCACCTTCCATTCTGTCGGTCACGAATGCGCGGGTCGCTTGTATTGTGCTCCTTCCCATCCTCTTGCCAAATATCGCGACGCCTTGCCAGATACGGTGAAAATTGATGATTACCCGGCTATCGGGATTTCTGGGTTATCCTCTGCCAATTACATTCAGGACGAGAACCGTTTAGCCATACAAACCTTTTCTGATTCATTCGATGCTTGTTTATCCGCCATCATGACTGGTGAATACGTGGGGCTGTTGCCTGATTATATGGCTAAAGAGCAGGGGGCTGGCTTAGGTTTGGTGCCGGTTGGCGGCGGAAAATGGTTTGAGTTCAAACATGAATTGTTTGTGATGAATGGTAAAAATACCCGATTGAATCCAGTCTTGCGCCATTGCATAAAAGAATTAAGTTACTTCATTAAAGAAAGTCAAAAATAA
- the uvrB gene encoding excinuclease ABC subunit UvrB has protein sequence MSRAFDLVSTYQPAGDQPKAIEQLVDGLDSGLANQTLLGVTGSGKTFTMANVISQVQRPTLILAHNKTLAAQLYGEMKEFFPNNAVEYFVSYYDYYQPEAYVPSTDTFIEKDSSINDHIEQMRLSATKSLMERRDVVIVSSVSAIYGLGDPKSYMKMLLHLRQGDLMDQRAILRRLAELQYTRNDVSFERGTFRVRGDVIDIFPADSEKQGIRVELFDEEIDNIRLFDPLTGSVEKTVTRVTVFPKTHYVTPREKILAAVEHIKVELKERKAQLQSVHKLVEEQRIVQRTQFDMEMMQELGYCSGIENYSRYLSGRAPGEPPPTLLDYFPADGLLFIDESHVTVSQIGAMFKGDRSRKETLVEFGFRLPSALDNRPLKFEEFEQISPQTIYVSATPGKYEIEKSGEDIVEQVVRPTGLIDPEIEVRPVGTQVDDVMSEIHKRVAVNERILVTTLTKRMSEDLSDYLDEHGIKVRYLHSDIDTVERIEIIRDLRLGKFDVLVGINLLREGLDMPEVSLVAILDADKEGFLRSDRALIQTIGRAARNINGKAILYADRITGSMQRAMEETERRRNKQRQHNLDNGITPTQLNKPITDIMDVGDGNSIDVGGKVKLRKVAEATKKYQSMNATQLMSKIAELEKSMFVAARELEFEKAASIRDEIEVLREQSVKLS, from the coding sequence GTGAGTAGAGCATTTGACTTAGTTTCGACCTATCAACCTGCAGGGGATCAGCCCAAGGCAATCGAACAATTGGTTGATGGTTTGGACAGCGGCTTAGCTAACCAAACACTGCTGGGGGTGACAGGATCCGGTAAAACCTTCACCATGGCCAATGTCATTAGTCAGGTACAGCGTCCTACCTTAATCCTTGCTCACAACAAAACCCTAGCGGCGCAGTTGTATGGTGAGATGAAAGAGTTCTTTCCCAATAATGCGGTAGAATATTTTGTCTCTTATTACGATTATTATCAACCTGAAGCCTATGTACCTAGTACCGATACCTTTATCGAAAAAGACTCCTCCATAAACGATCATATCGAGCAAATGCGGTTGTCGGCGACTAAGTCTTTGATGGAACGTCGAGACGTAGTGATAGTGTCGAGCGTTTCTGCCATATATGGTTTGGGTGACCCTAAATCCTATATGAAAATGCTATTACATCTTCGTCAGGGCGATTTGATGGATCAGCGCGCCATCCTGCGCCGTTTAGCCGAATTACAATACACCCGCAATGATGTTTCCTTTGAAAGGGGGACATTCAGAGTACGCGGGGATGTGATTGATATTTTTCCTGCGGACTCTGAAAAGCAGGGCATCCGCGTAGAGCTGTTTGATGAAGAAATCGATAATATCCGTTTGTTTGATCCTTTAACCGGCTCTGTAGAAAAAACGGTAACTCGGGTGACTGTATTCCCTAAAACCCATTATGTTACGCCAAGAGAAAAAATCCTGGCCGCTGTTGAGCATATCAAAGTTGAATTGAAAGAGCGGAAGGCGCAATTGCAATCGGTGCATAAATTGGTCGAAGAGCAGCGTATTGTTCAGCGAACTCAATTTGATATGGAGATGATGCAGGAGTTAGGCTATTGCTCGGGTATCGAAAACTACTCTCGGTATCTGTCGGGCCGTGCGCCGGGCGAACCGCCTCCAACACTTTTGGATTATTTTCCTGCCGATGGCTTGCTATTTATCGATGAGTCTCATGTAACTGTGTCGCAAATCGGCGCTATGTTTAAAGGGGATCGCTCTCGTAAAGAAACCTTGGTTGAGTTTGGCTTTAGATTGCCTTCTGCTCTGGATAATCGGCCACTCAAATTTGAAGAATTTGAGCAAATTTCCCCCCAGACTATTTATGTGTCTGCGACACCGGGCAAATATGAGATTGAGAAATCCGGCGAAGATATAGTTGAACAAGTCGTTAGACCTACCGGATTGATTGATCCTGAGATAGAAGTACGTCCTGTCGGTACTCAAGTGGATGATGTTATGTCAGAAATCCACAAGCGGGTGGCGGTTAATGAACGAATATTGGTGACGACTTTAACTAAACGGATGTCTGAGGATCTGAGTGATTACCTTGATGAACACGGTATTAAGGTGCGTTACCTGCACTCTGATATAGATACGGTTGAGCGTATCGAGATCATCCGTGATTTGCGTCTCGGAAAGTTCGATGTACTGGTCGGGATCAACCTGTTACGAGAAGGTTTGGATATGCCTGAAGTGTCCTTGGTGGCAATTTTAGATGCCGACAAAGAAGGTTTTTTGCGCTCCGACAGGGCGCTTATCCAAACCATAGGTCGAGCGGCGCGGAATATTAATGGCAAGGCCATATTATATGCAGATCGGATAACGGGCTCGATGCAGCGTGCGATGGAGGAAACTGAGCGTCGTCGCAATAAACAACGACAACACAATCTCGACAATGGGATCACTCCGACCCAATTGAATAAACCTATTACCGACATCATGGATGTAGGCGATGGTAACTCCATTGATGTTGGCGGCAAAGTAAAATTACGTAAAGTGGCTGAGGCGACTAAGAAATATCAATCTATGAACGCCACCCAATTAATGAGCAAAATTGCCGAATTGGAGAAAAGCATGTTCGTGGCAGCCCGAGAGCTTGAGTTTGAAAAAGCGGCAAGTATACGGGATGAAATTGAGGTGCTAAGAGAGCAAAGCGTTAAACTTTCCTAA
- a CDS encoding MATE family efflux transporter, whose product MSQTKPSSRNNDLLNAPIPETLKRMTLPMVLAMVMLMTFGLVDTFFVSLLGTEELAAISFTFPVTFTIISLNIGLGIGASAVIGRALGSGETQMAKEFATGALMLSFILVGILAFIGALSIDPIFRLMGATDELMPFIRDYMLVWYGAGIFLAVPMVGNSVLRASGDTKTPSIVMASGGLINAILDPILIFGWGPIPAMGIKGAALATAIAWAIGLIYILYLLALKRKLILPRLLNWKELRLTSGGVLKIGLPAAGANMLTPIAVGVITAIVAGYGPAAVAAWGVGSRLESIASIVVLALSMSLPPFISQNYGANKQGRVRKSYTLSLNFVIIFQLMIFGILWLVAPYIAAIFAEDQTVEELITLFLMIVPLGYGLQGVVVLTNSSFNALHKPLSALILSIVRLFVFYVPLAYIGSQWADIKGLFWGLIVANLFTASLAYSWFMRSTKLFQLDKVNNEV is encoded by the coding sequence GTGAGTCAAACCAAGCCTTCAAGTAGAAATAATGATCTGTTAAACGCCCCGATCCCTGAAACCTTAAAGCGAATGACTTTACCTATGGTGTTGGCCATGGTGATGCTAATGACCTTTGGGTTGGTCGATACGTTTTTTGTCAGTTTACTTGGCACTGAAGAGCTTGCTGCTATCAGTTTTACATTTCCAGTTACTTTTACCATCATAAGTTTAAATATTGGCTTGGGCATAGGTGCATCTGCTGTCATTGGCCGAGCATTGGGCTCTGGCGAAACCCAAATGGCCAAGGAGTTTGCAACCGGTGCATTGATGCTTTCTTTTATCCTAGTGGGCATATTAGCGTTTATTGGTGCGTTGAGCATAGATCCTATATTTCGTCTGATGGGAGCCACGGATGAGCTTATGCCCTTTATACGAGATTACATGCTAGTGTGGTACGGTGCAGGTATTTTTCTTGCTGTTCCTATGGTGGGTAATAGCGTATTAAGAGCTTCTGGGGATACCAAAACCCCGAGTATTGTGATGGCCAGTGGCGGCTTGATAAATGCTATTCTTGACCCCATTCTTATCTTTGGTTGGGGACCGATCCCTGCCATGGGTATAAAGGGAGCTGCACTTGCCACAGCCATTGCGTGGGCAATCGGCTTAATCTACATCCTTTATCTATTGGCCTTAAAGCGAAAATTGATCCTGCCACGCCTACTAAACTGGAAAGAACTTAGGCTAACCAGTGGTGGTGTGTTAAAAATTGGATTGCCCGCAGCCGGTGCGAATATGCTTACACCTATCGCTGTTGGGGTGATCACGGCTATAGTCGCAGGTTATGGACCTGCCGCTGTAGCGGCTTGGGGAGTGGGAAGTCGACTAGAATCCATCGCAAGTATTGTGGTGTTGGCTTTATCAATGTCATTGCCACCCTTTATCAGTCAAAATTATGGTGCTAACAAGCAAGGTCGGGTTAGAAAAAGTTATACCCTGTCGCTAAATTTTGTGATTATCTTTCAATTAATGATATTTGGCATACTTTGGCTTGTCGCTCCTTACATCGCAGCCATATTTGCAGAAGATCAAACTGTTGAAGAGTTGATCACTTTGTTCTTAATGATCGTACCCTTAGGCTATGGTTTACAAGGTGTAGTTGTATTAACCAACTCATCTTTCAATGCATTACATAAACCACTGTCAGCACTGATATTAAGTATTGTACGGTTATTTGTATTCTACGTGCCTTTGGCTTACATCGGCAGTCAATGGGCTGATATCAAAGGGCTATTTTGGGGGTTGATAGTAGCGAATCTGTTTACTGCCAGTCTAGCTTACAGCTGGTTTATGCGCAGTACTAAATTATTTCAATTAGATAAGGTAAACAATGAGGTTTGA
- the rsxA gene encoding electron transport complex subunit RsxA has product MSEFLVLLIGTVLVNNFVLVQFLGLCPFMGVSNKLETAIGMSMATTFVLTLASLTSYLVEHYILQPFGIGYLRTLSFILVIAVVVQFTEMVVHKTSPTLYRLLGIFLPLITTNCAVLGVALLNVNQEHNFVESVVYGFGAAVGFSLVLILFSAMRERLAAANVPAPFKGASIAMVTAGLMSLAFMGFSGLVKF; this is encoded by the coding sequence ATGAGTGAATTTTTAGTTCTGTTGATCGGCACAGTACTGGTAAACAACTTTGTTTTGGTCCAATTTTTAGGGCTATGCCCTTTTATGGGCGTTTCAAACAAATTGGAAACGGCCATCGGTATGTCGATGGCAACGACCTTCGTGCTGACCTTAGCCTCCCTTACCAGCTATTTGGTTGAACATTACATATTACAGCCTTTCGGTATCGGCTATCTAAGAACCCTGAGCTTTATTTTAGTGATTGCGGTTGTAGTCCAATTTACTGAAATGGTGGTACACAAAACCAGTCCAACCCTATATCGTTTGCTTGGCATATTCCTGCCGCTCATCACCACTAATTGTGCGGTACTGGGTGTGGCCTTACTCAACGTCAACCAAGAGCATAATTTTGTTGAATCGGTGGTTTATGGCTTTGGCGCCGCAGTGGGCTTTTCTCTAGTGTTAATCTTGTTCTCGGCTATGCGTGAACGACTTGCAGCAGCCAACGTCCCTGCTCCGTTCAAAGGGGCCTCTATCGCTATGGTAACGGCAGGACTGATGTCACTGGCATTTATGGGCTTTAGTGGATTGGTGAAGTTTTAA
- the rsxB gene encoding electron transport complex subunit RsxB — protein sequence MTFMIALVAIGIMALIFGAILGYAAIRFKVESDPLVDQIDEILPQTQCGQCGYPGCRPYADAIANGDDINKCPPGGEATIKQLADLMGVEAKPLDAAHGQEDVKKVAFIREDECIGCTKCIQACPVDAIIGAAKQMHTVLEDECTGCDLCVDPCPVDCIDMIPISETAASWRWQMNAIDVKQVS from the coding sequence ATGACCTTTATGATTGCCTTAGTCGCCATTGGAATTATGGCTTTAATATTTGGCGCTATCTTGGGCTATGCAGCCATTCGCTTCAAAGTTGAAAGCGATCCTCTGGTAGATCAAATAGACGAAATATTACCGCAAACCCAATGTGGTCAATGTGGGTATCCCGGCTGTCGCCCCTATGCAGACGCAATCGCCAATGGCGATGATATTAACAAATGCCCCCCTGGCGGTGAAGCCACTATCAAGCAACTTGCAGATTTGATGGGAGTAGAGGCTAAACCACTAGATGCGGCGCATGGACAAGAAGATGTAAAGAAGGTCGCGTTTATTCGTGAAGATGAATGCATTGGCTGTACTAAATGCATACAAGCCTGTCCGGTTGATGCCATTATCGGGGCAGCAAAACAAATGCACACAGTACTTGAAGATGAATGCACCGGTTGTGACCTCTGTGTTGATCCCTGCCCTGTCGATTGCATAGATATGATACCTATTTCGGAAACGGCTGCATCTTGGCGCTGGCAGATGAATGCCATAGATGTGAAACAAGTAAGTTAA